The DNA region GTTTTTTTTTCTCCAATCCATATAATAATTTGATGAAGAGGTATATGCGTGAATAAGATTTTACAGGAAAAAATCAAAGAAGCGTTTTCTTCAGTGCTTCCCATTACTGCGATTGTGCTTATTGCGAGCATAATCCTCGTTCCCATGTCCGCGGGGATCATCGTGATGTTCCTGGTGGGGGCGGCCCTGCTCATCATAGGCATGGGCTTCTTTACCCTGGGGGCGGACATGGCCATGATGCCCATGGGGGAAGGCATAGGCGCCCAGCTCACCAAGGGGCAGAGCGTGTTTATGGCGGTAGGGGTCAGTTTCCTCATGGGCCTTATTATAACCATTGCGGAGCCTGATCTGATGGTATTGGCCCTCCAGCTTGCGGAATCCCTCAACCCCTGGGTGCTGATCATTACCGTAGGTTTAGGGGTAGGGCTCTTCCTTTCAATTGCGGTACTGCGTATCCTTTTTGGTATTCCCCTGCGATTTTTGCTCCTGTTCCTCTATATTGTTACCTTTGGCCTGGCGTTTTATATGCAAAGCGCCGGGGATGGGGCTTTTATCCCGGTTTCCTTTGACGCCGGGGGGGTTACCACCGGGCCTATCACAGTGCCCTTCATGCTGGCCATGTGTCTGGGCGTGGCGTCCCTGCGGGGCGATAAAAGCTCCAAGGACGACAGCTTCGGCTTTGTGGCCCTGTGCAGCGTGGGCCCGATCATTTCGGTGATGGTCCTGGGGGTGGTCAACCATATCACCAAGGTTACCCCCCAGATACCCAGCGATGAATCAATCGCCCTGATCGACAAATACACGGACCGGGATGTGGTGGTGCAGTTTGTCGAGCATTTCCCGGAGACCATACAAGAAGTCGCCATGGCTTTAGGCGCGATTTTGGTGTTCTTCGTTGTTTTCCAGCTCATCACCCGACGCTACAAAAAACACCAGCTTGCCAGGATCGTGATAGGCTTTTTGTATACCTTCATCGGCCTGGTGGTGTTCCTTACGGGGGTGAACGTAGGCTTTATTCCGGTAGGGAGCCTCTTCGGAAGCAAGCTCGGTCAGTCGGAACTCAAGTGGATACTAGTGCCCCTGAGTATGCTCATCGGATACTTCATCGTAGCTGCGGAACCGGCGGTGCACGTGCTCAACAAGCAGGTTGAAGAGGTATCCCAGGGGGCGGTCACCCAAAAAACAATGAATACCGGGTTGTCGGTGGGTATGGCCCTGGCCCTGGGTATTACTATGATAAGGATACTGCTCGGTATTCCCATTATGTATATACTGGTACCGGGTTATGGATTCGCCCTGATCCTCACCTTTTTTGTGCCGAAAATTTTTACCGGTATTGCTTTTGACTCCGGGGGCGTGTGTTCGGGCCCCATGACTTCGACCTTCCTCCTGCCCTTCGCTATCGGGGCCTGCGCGGGTTCCGGCGGGGATACCATGCGGGACGCCTTCGGCATTGTGGCCATGGTGGCCATGACACCCTTGGTGGTGATCCAGATTTTGGGGCTTGTCTACGGCATAAAAATGGCGGCAAAAGCAAAAGGCCTGGGCGGAGTTACCGCAGGCGCAGGGGAAGTCATCCTCTTCGAGGAGGAATACACTTATGGCTAATACAGAAACAAACCCGAAGAATTCGAATTTACAGACCGGCGGAAACATCCTCAGGCTGAAATTGATCTTTTTGATTGTTGACTGGGACAAGGCCCGGGCCGTTTCAGATGTGATTGAAGAGGGATCATGTCCGCTGGTATTTCTCACTAAGGGGCAAGGGACCGCTCAGTCCGATATTCTTGACCTCCTGGGTTTAGGAGCAACCGATAAGGCCGTACTTCTTTGTGTGGCAGAAGCTTTGGAAACGCCGACCCTCATAAAAACTGTTCGTCATGCCATGGGCAGCAAAAGTGCAGGCGCGGGCATCGCTTTTACAGTGCCTCTATCGGGCATTAATGCTCCCTTAATGAAAGTGTTTCTGGAAGCGGAAACAGATGCAGAAAACGAGAAAACGCAAATAGCAAAGGAGAATCCAAAAATGGCAGATAACGATACTACGGTCTCAGGACCCATTGCGATAAAGAATGAGCTTATCCTTTCGATCCTGAACAACGGTTTCAGCGATGAGTTTATGGTCGCGGCCCGCAAAGCCGGAGCCCGGGGGGGTACTGTTCTCAGTGCTCGGGGGCTTTCCCAACAGATAGTGAAAAAATTCCTGGGGATTTCTGTGCAGGAAGAAAAGGAAATTATTATTATCCTGGCGGATAAAGATAAAAAGCTGCCTATTATGCAAGCCGTGAGTAATGCCTTCGGCATCTCTTCCAAGGCCGGGGGGGTCATCTTCTCCCTGCCAGTGGATCAGGTGATGAGCCTGAACGAGATTTAGCGAACTGTTGATTCCGTCCGAGGGGTACATACCCTCTGCAACCTTTCGGTTGCGAGCCTTGGGGCGGTTAAATGAGGCAGCGCTTACGATGTGTGTATGTACCCCTCATACAATAAAATTCCGCTCGGAACGAAGATACCCCGCTGTTTGCGGCGGGGTTCTTCATTAAAAAAAATTGAATGTTCAAAAACAGGAAGAATTCTTTGTAAGACTATGCTATCTTTAGTATTGGAAGGTGAAACGGCATGTTCTTTCAATATGGC from Treponema primitia ZAS-2 includes:
- a CDS encoding DUF1538 domain-containing protein, which codes for MNKILQEKIKEAFSSVLPITAIVLIASIILVPMSAGIIVMFLVGAALLIIGMGFFTLGADMAMMPMGEGIGAQLTKGQSVFMAVGVSFLMGLIITIAEPDLMVLALQLAESLNPWVLIITVGLGVGLFLSIAVLRILFGIPLRFLLLFLYIVTFGLAFYMQSAGDGAFIPVSFDAGGVTTGPITVPFMLAMCLGVASLRGDKSSKDDSFGFVALCSVGPIISVMVLGVVNHITKVTPQIPSDESIALIDKYTDRDVVVQFVEHFPETIQEVAMALGAILVFFVVFQLITRRYKKHQLARIVIGFLYTFIGLVVFLTGVNVGFIPVGSLFGSKLGQSELKWILVPLSMLIGYFIVAAEPAVHVLNKQVEEVSQGAVTQKTMNTGLSVGMALALGITMIRILLGIPIMYILVPGYGFALILTFFVPKIFTGIAFDSGGVCSGPMTSTFLLPFAIGACAGSGGDTMRDAFGIVAMVAMTPLVVIQILGLVYGIKMAAKAKGLGGVTAGAGEVILFEEEYTYG